A genomic segment from Bradyrhizobium sp. CB1015 encodes:
- a CDS encoding aldose epimerase family protein, producing the protein MAASTITRDVFGTLPDGRKVERVVLRGEGGFEARIISHGAVLQALIAPDSNGGYDDVVLGHDAFAGYLAERKFLGATVGRYANRIAKGQFSLQGETVQLAVNNGPNALHGGLDGFDRKLWEIADLDEGAEPAVTLTYASPHGEENYPGKLDVRVTYRITGPTELSLLMEARTDRPTIVNLTNHSFFNLEGATSGTSILDHRLMVAAEQFLAIDPTAIPLPEPPRSVAGTPFDFRNPRPVGERIRESDPQLRNGRGYDHTYCLGRNGKLAFAARLEAPRSGRIMELLTDQPGLQVYSGNYLDGTMSGKDGKLIRQSDAMCLEPHIWPDAPNRPDFPSPRLDPGGVYRHHTVYRFSVRSP; encoded by the coding sequence ATGGCCGCATCAACAATCACAAGAGACGTCTTCGGGACGCTGCCCGACGGCCGCAAGGTCGAGCGCGTCGTGCTGCGTGGGGAGGGCGGCTTCGAGGCGCGCATCATCAGCCACGGCGCGGTGCTGCAAGCGCTGATCGCGCCAGATTCCAACGGCGGATACGACGACGTCGTGCTTGGCCATGATGCCTTCGCCGGCTATCTCGCCGAACGGAAGTTTCTGGGCGCCACCGTCGGCCGCTATGCCAACCGCATCGCCAAGGGACAATTTTCGCTTCAAGGCGAGACGGTGCAGCTTGCCGTCAACAACGGTCCGAATGCACTGCACGGCGGGCTCGACGGTTTTGATCGCAAGCTCTGGGAGATCGCGGACCTCGACGAGGGCGCCGAGCCCGCCGTGACGCTGACCTATGCCAGCCCGCATGGCGAGGAGAACTATCCGGGCAAGCTCGACGTCCGCGTGACCTATCGCATCACCGGCCCGACCGAGCTGTCGCTTCTGATGGAAGCGCGGACCGACCGGCCGACCATCGTCAATCTGACCAACCACAGCTTCTTCAACCTCGAGGGCGCGACGTCAGGTACGTCCATTCTGGATCACCGCCTGATGGTCGCCGCCGAGCAGTTCCTCGCCATCGATCCCACCGCCATTCCGCTGCCGGAGCCGCCGCGCAGCGTTGCCGGCACGCCGTTCGATTTCCGCAATCCGCGGCCGGTGGGCGAGCGCATCCGCGAGAGCGACCCGCAATTGCGAAACGGCAGGGGCTACGACCACACCTATTGCCTCGGGCGCAACGGCAAGCTTGCGTTCGCGGCGCGGCTGGAGGCGCCGCGCTCCGGGCGCATCATGGAGCTGCTCACCGACCAGCCCGGACTTCAGGTCTATTCCGGTAATTATCTCGATGGGACGATGTCGGGCAAGGACGGCAAGCTGATTCGGCAATCGGACGCCATGTGCCTGGAGCCGCACATCTGGCCCGACGCTCCGAACCGGCCG